The following proteins come from a genomic window of Populus alba chromosome 12, ASM523922v2, whole genome shotgun sequence:
- the LOC118029004 gene encoding photosynthetic NDH subunit of subcomplex B 4, chloroplastic yields the protein MAKAITGFTITKPHMLSSLQKTKLDLKPCSGELWQCSSNGLLSGWLQHKRSNKKRASLSKVNAFPDWPLMAVMVEHIEGQRDLITHKSIWHLSDRAIKNVYVFYLMFTCWGCLFFGSMKDPYYDSEAYRKDGGDGSGHWVYDKQEDIEESARAELWREELIEEIEQKVGGLRELEEAGRK from the exons ATGGCCAAAGCTATAACGGGCTTTACCATCACAAAACCGCACATGCTTAGCTCTCTGCAGAAAACAAAATTGGACCTCAAACCATGTTCAGGAGAG CTTTGGCAATGTTCAAGCAACGGGCTTCTTAGTGGGTGGCTGCAG CATAAACGCAGCAATAAGAAAAGAGCTTCCTTGAGTAAAGTGAACGCCTTCCCAGATTGGCCTCTAATGGCAGTTATGGTGGAGCATATAGAAGGTCAAAGAGACCTTATAACTCACAAATCTATATGGCATCTCAGTGATCGAGCCATAAAAAACGtct ATGTATTTTACCTTATGTTCACTTGCTGGGGATGTTTATTCTTCGGTTCAATGAAA GACCCATACTATGACTCAGAGGCGTATAGAAAAGATGGAGGGGATGGCAGTGGACATTGGGTATATGACAAG CAAGAGGATATTGAAGAATCTGCAAGAGCAGAGCTGTGGCGCGAGGAGTTGATTGAGGAGATTGAGCAGAAGGTTGGAGGTCTGCGGGAACTGGAAGAAGCTGGCCGAAAGTAG